From the Salvelinus namaycush isolate Seneca unplaced genomic scaffold, SaNama_1.0 Scaffold934, whole genome shotgun sequence genome, the window gccattcagagggtgaatgggcaagacaaaaggttgaagtgcctttgaacggggaagacaaaatatttaagagcctttgaacggggtatggtagtaggtgtcaggcgcactggtttgtgtcaagaactgcaacactgctgggtttttcacactcggaccgttttccgtgtgtatcaagaacggtccaccacccaaaggacatccagccaacttgacacaactgtgggaagcattggagtcaacatgggccagcatccctgtggaacgcttttatGGGGTCAATTTCACGTCATAtgtattgaattcaaaataaaataaatcgtgAAGATGAAAAATAAAGATGAGAATGTAAACATATTTTCGAGGACGGTTGAAATAAAGGATGTTGAAATCAAAAATCTAACAATTGaaagaaaaatgtgtagaattgtaggtcCGCTAGTTTTGGAGTGACGGTCCGTCTTAACCCAATCAATGAACATATGTTTTTTCTATTGCCTATTTAAATAGACGGTCTGACGTCACCTCGTTTTAGCTAACGTACTTCAAAATTGTCAGTCACCGGTCAATCATGTACGGATATTAGAAGCATGTCTATCTAATACATTTAATGACAAACCATCTAACTAATGAGGTAAACATATGAACTACCTGTTGCACAACGTTCGGCTCAGGTGTATGGAGAACCAGTTACCAACATCTGCGCCGAACTTTGTGCAACAGGTacagtttttaaatgttttaaaacattttattagTTTAGCAGCCGCTCTTATCCAGGGCGACTTACAAGATCAGTTAGgattaagttccttgctcagggGCTCTCATTGACAGAGTTTTCACCTAGTCGGAGCTGGGATTCTAACCAGCAACCTCTCCGTGACTGGCCCATCGCTTTAACTGCCAGGTGTCATGGTAAATCAACATGGAGGCCTGAACTTGCAGTGAATATCCGGCAGGGGGAGTAGTTGTATCATGAATGCACCAGTGAACAGTAAACTGGCATTTACTGTAGCCAGAGAAGTTTCAATCCCACCCTTGCAATCTAAATTATGTTTTCTTACCTACATGCGAGATTTAAACTTTTTCCTAAAGAATTTATTGCACTTTTTGGTATCAACCTTTGATTTTCATATGTATAGTAGtggatatgtatagtagtggatGAGTAGCTGGAGTGCCAGTCTCTTTGTGatatcatgccaactccttgtcactcattgGCTTGACAATGAGCAATGTAGCAATCCCACCCTCAGATCTGAGACCAGTGGAGGATTATTTGTTCTGTAGTTTCTGCAACTGGACAGTTGAGACAGTTGATTAGGAAAGTATTTTAAACCCCTTGACATTTCCACGTTCTGTTACGTtatattctaaaatttattaaattgtatttttttcctcatcaatctacacacaataccccataatgaccaagcaaaacaggtttagacatttttgcaaatgtattaaaaataaaaaacgaatgtcacatttacataagtattcagaccattatctcagtactttgttgaagcacctttggcagtgattacagcctcaagtcttcttgggtatgaagctacaagcttggcacacctgtatttggggagtttctcccattattctctgcagatcctctcaagatctgtctgGTTAGATGGGAAGCGACActgcacagctatattcaggtctatccagagatgttcgatcgggttccagtctgggctctggctgagccactcaaggacattcagagacttgtcccgaagccactcctgcgttgtcttggctgtgtgcttaaggtcgtgttgtcctgttggaaggtgaacctgccccagtctgaggttttcatcaaggatctctctgtacttttctctgtttatctttccctcgatcctgactagtctccatcgattgctcagtttggccgggcggccagatctagtcttggtggttccaaacatcttacattttaagaatgatggaggccactgtgttcttgtggaccttcaatgctgcagacattttttggtacccttccccagatctgtgcctcgacacaatcctgtctcggagctctacggacaattactttGACCTCACGGCtctgtttttgctctgacatgaactgtgggaccttatatagacaggtttgtgcctttaaaaatcatgtccaatcaaaaataatttacaacaggtggactccaatcaagttgtagaaacagctcaaggatgatcaatggaaacaggatggacctgacctcaatttcgagtctcatagcaaatggtatGATTActaatgtaaatgagatatttctgttttttatttgtaataaatttgcaaacatttctaaaaacctgtttttgctttgtcattatgaggtattgtgtgtagattgagggaaaaaatgaatgtaatccattttagaataaggctgtaacgtaacaatgtggagatagtcaaggggtctgaatactttctgaatgcactgtcaACCTTGGTcgacattgatcatccttgagatgatttACAGCTTGGAATGTAATCAATACATTTTTTGCAGCGAGCGTCCTTTAAAACATACCCACCTGCTATGTGGTTAAAATGTGTTACAAGTGACATCTGATCTGAGTCAACCTTGTGAGTCTCAGGTGTGACATTAACTATACAGATGACACAGACGGAGAAGGGCAACGTCTTATGAGTCACAAACCGACTTGCTAGTTTGTGACTTTTCATGTTCATCTTTACTTTTCTTGTACAGGGAGTTCATACCATTATCACATATGACCGCCAAGCACGACTGGACATGAGATCGACAGTTACTAACCTTCGACCTCGCAAGGCCGCCGGGCCAGATGGAACTGTTCTCAAAGCAGACCAGCTGACaggaagtgtcttcactgacattttcaatctgtccttgtcccagtctataatcccaacatgtttcaagctgaccaccatttGTCCCTGTTCCCATGAACTCcatggtaacctgcctaaatgactgtaattataaagtgctttgaaaggctggtcatgacacacatctAGACCATCATcacagacaccctggacccactgcaatttgcataccgccccctacagatccacagatgacgcaatctctattgcacttcacactgctgtctcccacctggacaagaggggaaataactatgtgagaatactgttcatagactacagctcagcgttcaacatcatagtcccctccaagctcatcaccaagctggggacactgggactgaacaccttcctcttcaactggatcctggacttcctgacaggccggccctaggtggtgagggtaggcaacaacaccgctgccacactgatcctcaacacgggggcctcttaggggtgtgtgcttagtcccctcctgtactctctgttcacctaCAACAGCATggccaggtgtaacagtatagcgtctctctcctcgcccctacctgggctcgaaccagggaccctctgcacacatcatcaactgacacccacgaagcatcgttacccatcgcactacaaaagccgcggcccttgcagagcaaagggaacaactacttcaggtctcagagcgagtgacgtcacccgattgaaacgctattagtgcgcaccactgctaactagctagccatttcacatcggttacacaggcacgactccaacaccatcatgaagttctctgacgacacaacagtggtagacctgatcaccgacggcaatgagacagcctacagggaggaggttatggatttagcagtgtggtgccaggacaacaacctctccctacTGACGTAAGatcaaggagctgatcgtggactacaggagaaagaggggagagcacacccccattcacattgacagggctgtagtggagcaggtcgagagttacaagttccttggcgtccacataactcaggacttaacatggtccacatacatccacacagtcgtgaagagggcatgactgtgcctcttccccctcaaaagatgaaaagatttggcatgggccatcggatcctcaaaatgttctacagctgcaccatcgagagcatcttgactggctgcatcacagcttggtatggcaaatgtaCTGCTCTCGAccacaaagcactacagagggtagtgccaacagcccagtacatcaccggggccgagctccctgccatccaagacGTCTATATCAGGCGTGTCAGAGAAAGGCACAAAAAATTGCCCCGAACTTCAAGCCATAGAtagttcactctgctaccgtccaGCAAATGGTACCGGAGTATCAGCTCTTGTACCAACAGGCTACCAGATCGTTTCTACCCTCGAGCCATTAGACCGATAAATAGTTAAttaaatgcatacacacacacacacacacacacacacacacacacacttaccgacacaacacaaacatgcatacaaacacacttttacactcatcatatgcttctgctactctgttcattgttttattcttattagtatctatcctgatgcctagtcactttaccttgTAAACCTTTACCACcttacacatctacctcaaatagctcgtacccctgcacattgatctggtactggtactccctgtatatagctccacattgatctggtactggtactccatgtatatagctccacattgatctggtactccatgtatatagctccacattgatctggtactggtactccatgtatatagctccacattgatctggtactggtactccatgtatatagctccacattgatctggtactggtactccatgtatatagctacATTGTTGTGTATTTCATTCCTCTTGAGTTACTGTTTTAATGTGTTTTACTCTGCATGATCAGGTTGGGTtcataagcaagcatttcacggcaaAATCTAAACTCATTGTATTCAAgctcatacaatttgatttgattctgctGTGACATTGTTCCACGACCTGACTCAGATCTGGACTAACAAGTGGAGgacatggaagagagagagagacagagagctgcaaCCTAtacttatgtttatttattttcccttctcATTCGTACTATTTGCAAttgcgagaaagagagagagagaaacatgattTCTGAGAAATCCTAACAGAATGTGAGTCAAAAAAATAAGTGATTAGAAAAACAAAGTAACAGAGTTCTTGGCAGGGGGAATTTGTTGCGCAAATGTGAGCCACAGATAGAGAGACATGATTTCTGAGAAATCATAACAGAAAGTGAGTCccaaaaaaataaagagaaattCCGGGGATTGATGAGAAAATGACAGGAACGTTAAGGCTTAAAATAAACTGCTGGGGAGAAAGAAGGGGGGGAATCTGGGTCGAGATTTAGTTTTCAACTAATGTCACAAACAGAGGTAGATTAGGTTCAGTTGTTTAATTTAGCTGAGATTATTGTTTTCTCCCTGTGTTGCTGATGGTTATTCTGGTCCgctcatacaggagtaataaaggccCATTGCACTATTGTGAAATACTTAAAAATGTTGTGTTGATTTAACATGAGGTGCAGCAACAGCCTCAGCACTCCTCCTTCCCTCTACGATGTCTGGCTATAGGCTTGGTTGGAATAGTCTCCTGTACTATTCCAACCCAAGGCTACGCAAAGTCACTGCAGGTAAATGGGCAGGGGCAGAAAGACTGCAGTCACACGTAGAGAGAGAAAGCGCTCCCATAGCACTGCCGAATGGCAGAGCAAAAGCGACTCTTCATTGCTAACTCCCGCCTGCGTGCATTCGACGTAACTTTTCAAAAAGCTACTCCCCTTCGGATGTGTAGGTTGTGTCCTTTGTCCACAGTTCGGGCTACTAGCTGGGTttattttacgcctgctacgttagtaGTAGCTGGGAGAACCAAACGAGATGGGGGCGAAGTAGGTGGCTCGCTAGCTAGATAAGAGTGAAGGTTGGACTGTCTGTACTGCAGGGGCTGTGGGTAGCCTTGGTTGTGGTATGCGGACTAAGTAGTTAGCAAGGATACGATTGAAGAAGGAAAACGCTGAGTTAAGTGTAACGGCATTCTCGCCTGCTGTGAAGTGAATGTTTGAACTTGCAGTGTGTTTTATACACGACTGCTACCTGGTTGCTAGCTAAAAGCGAcattgaacagagagagaggaaaggatcAACTTTCCAGCCTGACGCAGAACCGCAAACATGCAGTTGACGGAGTTCCTTGCTTCAGGAACCTTCCTGAGCCTGCTCCTTGTCCGGTGGTCCGACAGCCGTAAGTAAACAACAAAGCCCACTAAGCTATTGTTGGCACTGCGTGGGGATAACGTTGTTGTTTAGCTTGCCAGCTAGTTAATTGTTGTTGAATAATGTAATTTTTTTTCTGTTTAGCTGATGCTTTGAAACCTCACGCCCATGACTTTTTGTCAGTAAGTTAGGGGCTGGATCATTTTAGCAACTAAAATGTAGTAAGATGGGaaattctgttctgttctgtgcttGTGGTTATTTTCAGTTTCCTTGTCCTCGGAAGAAGCTAACCAGTTCTTGAGGAGACACAGGAGAGCGAATCACGTTTTCGAGGAGACGAAACAAGGGCACCTGGAGCGAGAATGTGTGGAAGAGAAGTGTAGCAAAGAGGAGGCGAGAGAAGTATTCGAGAACGACCCTGAAACAGTGAGTACACTACACACTTATTCACTACACACTTGATCGTGTCAAATCAAATGGAACTCATTGCACTTCTTTCCATTGCATATAGACACGGACTAGCTACGCACATTGGATTTGTCTAATGACTGATCCTATAGCCAACTTGTTTATAACATAACGATTCTGTGTATAGTGTTCAAGCTCCAAAATATGGGTATGACTAATTACTGACAAACACTTACCAGTCCATTCAAGATAGATATGACTAATTACTGGCAGACACTCACCAGTCCGATCAATTCATTGCACAGTAGTGTTCCCTTTGTGTTCAACTAGCACATTGTGCTTTGGGAAACATGCCAGATTATGTACATTTGCATACTACTGTAAGGTTTGTGATTATGTAAATGAACCTGCTTCTGCGTGATGGGATCATACATGGGAGTGATTATGCTAATGAGCGCTGTACTGCTGTGTTTTTGATTGGTCCTCGGGGAGGCTGCTTACAGTAAGCGGATGGAAGGTGACTAGGGGGAATGTGTTTTAATGAATTCCAGGCAGAGCAACAATGCGCTCACACACAGGTTTTAATCTGACGTGTGTCTGTCACACAGGGCTCCTATCCCCTCAGGGTTATATACGTTAGGTCTAGGTTCTGCCAGCTAGCTTCATGACTGTGTTGAGCAGCCTCCAGCATCCATGCTATTAATAATTCTACATCCCAAATGCCTCCCtactccctatacagtgcactacttttgaccaggacccatagagacaTCCAGTATAATTCTTCCTTGGTCAGTGTCATTTGGGAAGTAGACATTGTGTAGATTGGCATATTAAACAGGCTTAATGCTGATCTGTAAATGTTGTCCATATATATTGTGATTGTTAtaagaaaaacatgtttttgtgaGGAAAGAGCTGGGGTGAGAGTGGAGAGAGGTGCATCAGGGTGAGAGGGTTTGTAATGGGCTCAGAAAGAGaggtctgtgtgtgcgtgcgcgtacATAAGATGAGAGGGGGGGGTGTGAACCCAGGAtcagagaggagggtgtgtgtggtaCTAGTGGTGGTGAGATCGGGGTTGTAATGGGAtcagagaggagggtgtgtgtggtaCTAGTGGTGGTGAGATCGGGGTTGTAATGGGAtcagagaggagggtgtgtgtggtggtgagaTCGGGGGGTTTAATGGGatcagaggagtgtgtgtgtggtactagtGGTGGTGAGATCGGGGGTGTAATAGGATCAGAGAGGAGGATGTGTGTGGTACTAGTGGTGGTGAGATCGGGGGGTGTAATGGGAtcagagaggagggtgtgtgtggtaCTAGTGGTGGTGAGATCGGGGGGTGTAATGGGATCAGAGAGGAGGATGTGTGtggtattagtggtggtgagatcgGGGGGTGTAATGGGATCAGAGAGGAGGATGTATGtggtattagtggtggtgagatcgGGGGGTGTAATGGGAtcagagaggagggtgtgtgtggtactagtagtggtggtgagatcGGGGGGTGTAATgggatcagagaggaggaggtgtgtggtACTAGTGGTGGTGAGATCGGGGGGTGTAATAGGATCAGAGAGGAGGATGTGTGtggtattagtggtggtgagatcgGGGGGTGTAATGGGATCAGAGAGGAGGATGTATGtggtattagtggtggtgagatcgGGGGGGTTGTATCGTGACAGGACTGCAGCCTCATTCACAGATCCATTATTCATTTTAAACGTGCCTATCTCTGACTCTGCAGTTCTCTCACAACGCTGCAGTTCCCTGGCTCTGCAGAGGGAGTGTTCCTGGTTACCATACCCCTAACCTAGTCTCCCTAGCAACGAAGAGTCTTCAATTGCAgccttagtctctctctctgcagcagtTGGAAAGTTTCTGCCTGTTCCCCTCCCTCTATCACACTCTACCTCTCAAATGAGATGTAGAAGGATAATGACGTTTTAGAAGTGTCTCAGTAGAACGACACACTGTCAGGAGTCTCTTATCTAAATGACCTTCCATTTACTGTTCTTCATCTTTCTCTTTCAGTGCAGCAGAACTCTCTGGAGAACCATGTCATTGTCCCATCAAGTCTTGTTCTAATTTTAAGTTTCCACAGTTACCtccatgtactctactgtaggcaggcaggcaggcaggcaggcaggcaggcagctcggTCCCAGAACTGTTTGTGCTCTAGCTAACTCCATTGCTGTCATAGTGAAACCAAACGCATGCTAACGAGTGACAAGGAGTTTATCataatagcacaaacagactgccACCCGGGCTATTCTGCAGGAGAGAGAGTTGTAGAATGTTGACACATGTAGAACGTTCCCAGGAAGCCCTGGAGGGGCTACTAGTCTGTGGTGCCACACCCCGTTAACATGAGATGACATGATGCATATCTATCAGACATACATTTAGTCTCAATCTGTCATGTTTGACCTCATACTATTAAGAATAGACTGTTATCAAACATCACTAACagcctctctccttctgtcctctccttctgtcctctctccttctgttctctccttcagGACTACTTCTTTCCAAAGTACTTAGGTAAGTTTGGTTCCTGTTGCCAACCTCTTCAGCGTTGGGTGAGATTGTTATTACTTGATTAGGATATTAGCATCTGTTGTATGGTGTTTAACTATCTTCtctgccctgtctctctctctctctgccctgtctctctctctctctctctctctctctctctctctctctctctctctctctctgccctgtctctctctctctctgccctgtctctctctctctctctctctctctctctctctctctctctctctgccctgtctctctgtctccctctctgattAGCGTGCATGGAGAAGTTCGGAGACACGGACAAGAAGAAACAAGACCTGATCACCTGTGTTCACAGTGAGTTCCTCGTCTGTCTGTCCTCCTGACTAGGGCTGCAGACAGACAAACTGACTCACATACAGTAGATGTGAGCAtgtagcttctctctctctctacaccactTTTATTTTACACCTCTTT encodes:
- the LOC120043472 gene encoding growth arrest-specific protein 6-like — translated: MQLTEFLASGTFLSLLLVRWSDSLSLSSEEANQFLRRHRRANHVFEETKQGHLERECVEEKCSKEEAREVFENDPETDYFFPKYLACMEKFGDTDKKKQDLITCVHSEFLVCLSS